In the Archangium lipolyticum genome, CGTCTCGGCCGCGGCGGACAACGGCGCGTACGTGGACATCATCAACGTCCTCAAGTCGTTGCCGCGGGAAGAGTACCAGTCCCGGGAAGACGTGATGCGCGACCTGGCGGAGGCGGCGCGGCGTTTCGCGAGCGGGGGGCTGCGGGACGATGACGGGGTGGACAGGGACCGGCGCAACATCGGCCGCGACCTGGTGGAGAACGCCCCCGACGGGAACTCGCGGCATCCGTAGTGGCGAGGAACTGAGCAACAGCTGAGCAATGAGGCGCTCGCGGGCGCCGGCCAGGGAGGGCCGGTACTCGCGGGCGCTTGGTTTTCCGGCGCGCGATGGAGTCCCCACGGCCCGGCCTGTACACTCGGGCCTCCGAGGTCTCGGGGGGCCGGATTGATGACACGCGTGTGCGGGGAGGACATCTGGGAGGCGTGTGGATCCTCCCATTACGACTTGTGCATGGATGCGTGTCAGGAGGAGATGAAAAGTAGAGGCTGGCGATGAAGTGGCGTGCTCGCCTTGCCATCCTGATGGCGTTTCTGTTGCCGGTCCCTCTGATTTGGGCTTCGAGCAGGTTGCTGTCAGGCGGCCTGAGTGTGTCCGAAGCGCGCGAGAATGGTAGCAGGGTTGTTCCAATACTCCCGCCAGACGAGACGAGACGGTTGCTCACCTTCGAGCGGTCCTGCCAGAGAAACGAGGATTGCGATGCTCCACTCGTCTGTCTGCGCGGCCAGTTCATGTTGAAGAACGCCTGCGTGGCGAGCACTTGTGAGACAGACGTGGACTGTCGCGAGGGACTCTCCTGTCATTCAATCGCAGCAGGTGATCGCGTAGTCCGCATGTGTGGGGCCTCTGGCATGGCGCCAGAAGGGGCGTTTTGTATGGAACTGCCCGTCAAACGGGACATGGCGTGTGCGCCGGACCTGGTGTGTGTACCCACAAGGAATGTCGCCGCCCCTGCCAGCCCCAGGAGCCTCGGAGTTGCCCGGAGGGCTTCTACTGTCATGCCGGGGATGTGAAGGGGCCCCGTGTGCCTGCCGACGTGCGAAGGGCGCTCGTGCCCCGATGGGCAGCGATGCGTGGCACTGGAGCATGGAGTATCGATTTGCGCGCGGGTGCATGGACTGGATTGCCAGCTCAATCCCTGCCCGGAGGAGCAGGTCTGCTATGTCGCGGCTCGGGAGTCACGAAATGAGGTATGGATGAGGTGCATGCTTTCCTGCGACATGCAGGAGCGACCGTGCCCCGAGGGCTTCTCGTGTATGAGTGGTCGCTGCATCCAACGATGTAACTCGAATGCGTCAGGCTCCTGTGGGCCGATGGAGGAGTGCGTGGGGGCGCGGGAGGACCACCCGGGGTTGTGCATGTTCGACCTCGGCAAATGAGGTGCGTGCCCGGCGCCCGGTCTTCCTCCTGGAGACACGCGGCGCACGGAGCTCCGCTGTCTCACCCGTCTCGCGAGGAACGGCTCAGCGCCAGTCCGGAGGAGCCATGTTGATGCGGGGGACGTAGTAGCCCTTGGGCCCCTGCAACACCGTTTCGAAGGCCGGGTCATTGAGCACCACGTTGCCGGGGCTCTTGTCCACCTTCGCCGGGTCCACCTTGCCGCCCTCGATGGGCAACTTCGCGTAGGTTGGGATGCCGTACTGGTGCAGGTCATCCACGGCCACACCGCAGATGGGCATCGAGGTGCCATCCGGCAGGTAGAGGCGGTCGAACTGGATGTAGACACGGTTGGGGGTCGTCACCGCCTCACCTGTGATTTTCAGGTACAGCTCCTGGCCCTTCATCACCACGAGCATGTCAGCGGTGACGGGACCGGGCTTGAGGTTGAGGGAGCCTCCGTCCTCAATGGATCTGTCCGAGGCCGGGGTGCCGGTCTTCAGGAAGGAGCCCTGCTCATCCGGCTTGATGCCCAGCGTGACGGGGGTGGCGCGGGCCTCGGGGGAGCAATTGGCGAGGTACCCGATGGGATCTGGCCGCATGGGTGTGGTGGCGCATCCGGCGAGTTGCGCGGCGGCCGCCCCCAGCAGGCTGGTGAGCAGTGCGCACAAGCGCGAGGGCGCCTGCACCGACTCGGTGGAATCTCTGAGGGTGGTGTCGGGAGGGGAGGCGGATGGCACGGACTGGGTTCCTTTCTCGGGGGGCACCAGAGTGGCTGGCGCGGTGGACTCCGCGCGTGAGCCGTCCTCCCGGGGAGGGGCCATTGTCACGCGGAGGAGTGTCCACCCTAACCCGAGCAGTCCCAGTCCGAGGGCCAGCGCGATGAGCCACCGCGACCATCGTGTTCCAGCCCGCTGCGTGCGCCCGGCGGGAGTTTCCTCTGGAGCCGACGGGGCCTCTCGTACCTCCTCCATTACGTCCACATCTGGGAACGACTCCCGCAGCCGTGAGCACTCGGAGGGCCGTTTCGCTGGGGCCTGCCAGGGGGCGGTATGTCCTTCTTCCCGAAGCAACAGCTCCAACTCCTCGCGTACGGCGCGGGCGCTCGGGGGGCGCTGTCCCGGCTCCTTGGCCAGCAGCCGCAGGGTCAGCGCGGACAGGGAGGCGGGAGCGTCGGGCACGAGCTGCCCGGGCTCCGGGGGCGACACCGTGGCGATGGCCACCAGCAGTTGCTCCAGTGACAGCCGGGTGCTGAAGGGACGGCAGTTGGTGAGTGTTTCGTACAGCAGCACGCCAAGGGCATACAAGTCGGCACTGGACTGGGCCTTCAGCCGTGAGCCCTTGTGCATGGCCTCGGACACCAGGAATGAGATGACCTCGGGTGGCTGGCAATGCAGCGTACCCGGTGCCAGTCCGTCCGTCAGAGTGCGGGCACACGGCAGGTGTACCGACCCGAGGTCGATGAGGAAGGGTTTGTCATCGCCCTTTCGCACCAGCAGGTTGTCGGCTTTGAGGTCCCGGTGACACATGCCGCGCTCGTGCATTACTTCCAGGGGCTTCAATGCCTCACACAGCACTCTCATGGAGCGGTGAAGGGAAGCACGCTCGCTCCAGCGCCATTCGTGGAAGGTGCTCGCGGAGACATACGGAGTGACGAACCAGGCGTAGCCTGTTTCAGGGTCGGGCCACCGACCCCATTCGAGCACGGGCAGCAGGTTCGGGTGCTCCAGGTGCTCCAGCGAGGCCACCTCGCGGCGCATCCAGGCATCCACCTGGTCCTCGTCCTCGGCGGAGACGGGCCGGGCCGCCATCTTCAATGAGTAGCTGCTGCCCGCGCGCTCCATCAGATAGACGAAGGAGAAGCCGCCGACGCCCAGTCGGCGCACGATGCGGAAGTCCCGCACCATGTCCCCCGCGCGCAGTTGGTTGGGGTGCAGGGGCGGGCTCATGGGCGCACCGGTCCCTCTCCCAGGGAGAGCGGCCGGAAGACTCCGGGCGAGTCCTCTCCATCCAGCGCCAGCTCCAGTCGTGAGGCTCCTTCCGGAAGCCGGCTGGTAAGGACATGTTGCTGGCGTATCGAACTTGCCGCTCCCGAGAGCAGGTGGGCGGGCCACTCCAGCAGGACACCGTCCGCGAGCGTCGCCCGCAGCCGTGCTTGCACCAGCTTCCAGGGTGGGGTGCCTTGCTTGCTGCTTCGCACGATCACGGTGACGAAGAAGCGCCGGTCCAGCCAGAGCACGGATTGGACCCGCCCACGTGAGTCCTGTGTGTTGTACTTCACTGCTTCCTGGGGGACGTCGAGAGTGGCGCGGGCGTCCGGTGCGCCGAGGAGGCTCCGGGCCATGTACTCCGCGCCGTCCTCGTCGGTGGAGCCCCAGGCGTGCACTACTCGCACCCTCGCATCCACCACGTCGTGCCGGGTGACGAGCACGAAGCGGAGGGGGGCGGCGCCGGGTCCGGCGTCCAGGGTGAGCGTCACCCGCTCGCCATCGGCCAGGGGCCTGGTGAGGAGGATGACCATCGAGTCATCGCTCGTCGGACCGAGCTGGATGCGCTCCTCGTGCTCCGGGAGCTTCGGGGCCCCGGGCTTCAGCGGCGCTTCGAACCGCACGAGGGTGGCCACGTCCGCCGCCACGTGCAACTCCACGGGAGGCACCTCGCCCGGCCGGGCGGGGACCACGAGTGTACGCCGCTGGAACATCTGCCCAGCAGGGTGTTCCTGAGCGATAGCCGGGACGGAGAGCAGGAACCACGGAAGGAGGATCCAGGGACCAGGACGCACGCGAGTCCTCACACGGGCAGGCGGTCAGGGTAGGGGAGGCTCTCCCGCCGGGGCAAGCGCAAAACCACTTCCGCCGTCATCCCGGATGAGCCGACTTCGTGGATGAGGTGGCCCCGAGCCGCGACTTCCGCGGGGCTTTCTGACAGCGTTCGCGGCCGTCATGTGCACCCTTCGTTCGTGCTCCCTTCTGTTCCTCGTGGTCGTGACCGCCGCGTGCAAGCGCAACGTTCCCTCGCTGGTACCCGAGCCGACTTCGTCACCCCCTTCACGACTCGAGTTCCAGCCTTCCGTGGACTCGGCCCTCACCGAGACGGTGAAGAGCACGGTGCGCGGCGGCGCGTCAGGTACGCGGGACGCGGAGATGACCACCGTCACGAGCTTCACTCCCGAAAGGGACGGTTGGCTCCTCACCCAGCGTGTGACGCGGGCGGGCTACTCCCAGGATGGAACTCCGGTGGACACGCTGGTCGACGACGTCCTCACGCGCTTCACCCTGCGCGTGCGGCTCGCGGCGGATGGCACCTATGTGCAGGTGGTCGAGCCGGAGGCCGCGCTGGTGGCACTGAAGGACGTTGCACCGGCCGGGGTGGACGTCACGCCCCTGGAACGCTTCTTCTCCCCGGAGACGCTGGAGGCGAGTACGCGCAACGAGTGGCAGGTGAAGTACGGCGGTCTCTACGGCAGGGGCCTGGAGCTGGGACAGCGCTCCTACGCGGTGGGCACGGTGTCGTTGGGCGGACGCGAGGTGACGTACCTGCTGGAGCGCACCGTGGCCGGGACGCTGCTCACTGAGTACGGCGAGGCGTGGGTGTTCTCGCTGCGCTGCCTGGATGCGCCGGGCGACACCGCGCCCCCGGATGTCCAGGACACGTTGCGGCTGGCGGGAAACCCCACGCTGACACCCGGGGTTCAGTGCGAGGGAGAACAGTTGCTCGGAAGGGGCCGCTTCCTGCCGGTGAAACGCGAGTTCACTCTACGGGCGCCGTTGGACGGTGATACCTGGACGTGGGCGACACGGTCGGCACTGGAGTCGCCGCGGGCGCCCGAGGAGGAGCAGTGATGAGCTACGTGGAGAACCTCATCGAGGACGAGGCGGGCATCCGCGCGGTGGTGCAGGGCAGCAAGCGGGTGGCGGTGCTCGGCATCAAGACGGAGCAGCAGTCGGGGCAGCCGGCCTACTACGTGCCGGAATACCTGTCCCAGGCGGGCGTGGACGTGGTGCCGGTGCCCGTCTACTACCCGGAGGTGACGCACATCCTCGGCAAGCCGGTGTTCCGGCGGTTGGTGGACATCCCCGGGGACCTCGACCTGGTGGACGTGTTCCGGCGGCCGCAGGACATCGACCAGCACGTGGATGACATCCTCGCCAAGAAGCCGAAGGCGGTGTGGTTCCAGTCGGGCATCCGCAACGACGCCGCGGCCGAAAAGCTGGCACGGGCGGGAATCAAGGTGGTGCAGGACCGTTGTCTGATGGTGGACCACCGGCGTTACGGGCGCTGACGCCTCGGATTCCAAGAAGGCGCGAGCGCGTGGCTCTGGATGAATGTCCACTCGGAGTTCCGTTAGTGTCCCGCGCCATGCAACGACAGTCTTCCCCCGGTGTCTTCTTCGATGAGTCCTTGTGGCCGTTGCTCATCATTCGTTTCTCGGGGGAACTCTGTGCTGAGCAGTCCGAGGAGTTCCTCCGCGGGGCGGAGTTCTATCTCCGGAGGGGTGAGCGGCATGTCTGTATCCTGGATGCGACGCTCGTTCACGGCATGGCGTCGCCCCACAGGCGCAAGCAGCAGATCAGCTGGCTCGAGACCTACGAGTCGTCCCTTCGAGCGCTGACGATCGGCAGCGCCTTCATCTTCCCCTCGCCCTTCCTGCTTCTGGCGATGAGGGCCTTCCTGCACGTCAAGCCGCTGCCGGTGCCGTACTTCGTCGCCTCCGAGATGCACGAGGCCGCGGGCTGGGCGGCCGAGCGGCTCGATGCGGAAGGGATGTCGTTCCACGCCCGGCGCGTTCGCGAGCACTTGAAGCTCCAGCAGTCCTGCCTGGTGCGCTCCGCCGGTTAGCTCACGCCTGCTCGAAGGGCACGGGAGGCCGGGCCAGGGCGCGCTCGGCGCTCAACTTCGCCTGGTGCAGCGCATCGAAGCCGCGCTCCATCTGTGTCGGGGACACCGGCGGCAGGTTGGACACCACCACATGGACGGGGAAGCCGCGCTCCTTCAACAGCGCGAGCTGCAGCCGGAAGTGATCGTGCCGCAGCGCCGCCGAGCCCGCCGCGATGCCCTGCGCGTACGCCATGGGCCCGCCCAATATCGTGCGCGTGCGGCTCGGCAGGAAGTGCACGAGGATGGCGTCCAGGTCCTTGCCGAACGCGCTCTCCCGCATCGACAGCGCGGGCGCCTTGTCCACCAGTCCTCCGTCCCAATACAGGTCCCTCCCCAGCCGCACCGCGCGGAACAGGCCCGGGTAGGCGCACGTGGCGTGCACCCGCGGCGCCAACTCGCCCGAGGTGAAGACCTCGTGCGTGCCCTGCGTCAGGTTGGCGCTCGCCAGCAGCAGCGGGTAGGGCAGCTCCTCGAAGCTGTGCACCGGCAGCGTCTCCTCCAGCAACCGGCGGAAGCGCTCACCCTTGAGCAGGCCCGTGGCGCCGTGGCCCTCGGAGGGCAGGCCATTGAGCACCGCCCCGATGGGGTCCGGATCCCAGAACGCCTGCCGCGTCTGCTTGAGCACCAGCTCCTCGATCGCGTGCACGCTCGCTCCCGCGGCCGCATAGGCGGCGATCAGCCCACCCGCACTCGTGCCCGCGTACGCCGCCGGTCTCAGCCCCGCGCCCGCCAGCCCCTTGAGGAAGCCGGCGTGTCCGTAGAAGCCGAAGTACCCGGCTGAGAGAACGAGTCCGAAACGTTTGCCTTCGAGGAGCTGGT is a window encoding:
- a CDS encoding DUF2795 domain-containing protein, encoding MAFGFAENPALSITPHLDSVDYPATREQLVSAAADNGAYVDIINVLKSLPREEYQSREDVMRDLAEAARRFASGGLRDDDGVDRDRRNIGRDLVENAPDGNSRHP
- a CDS encoding protein kinase domain-containing protein, which encodes MSPPLHPNQLRAGDMVRDFRIVRRLGVGGFSFVYLMERAGSSYSLKMAARPVSAEDEDQVDAWMRREVASLEHLEHPNLLPVLEWGRWPDPETGYAWFVTPYVSASTFHEWRWSERASLHRSMRVLCEALKPLEVMHERGMCHRDLKADNLLVRKGDDKPFLIDLGSVHLPCARTLTDGLAPGTLHCQPPEVISFLVSEAMHKGSRLKAQSSADLYALGVLLYETLTNCRPFSTRLSLEQLLVAIATVSPPEPGQLVPDAPASLSALTLRLLAKEPGQRPPSARAVREELELLLREEGHTAPWQAPAKRPSECSRLRESFPDVDVMEEVREAPSAPEETPAGRTQRAGTRWSRWLIALALGLGLLGLGWTLLRVTMAPPREDGSRAESTAPATLVPPEKGTQSVPSASPPDTTLRDSTESVQAPSRLCALLTSLLGAAAAQLAGCATTPMRPDPIGYLANCSPEARATPVTLGIKPDEQGSFLKTGTPASDRSIEDGGSLNLKPGPVTADMLVVMKGQELYLKITGEAVTTPNRVYIQFDRLYLPDGTSMPICGVAVDDLHQYGIPTYAKLPIEGGKVDPAKVDKSPGNVVLNDPAFETVLQGPKGYYVPRINMAPPDWR
- a CDS encoding DUF2381 family protein yields the protein MRTRVRPGPWILLPWFLLSVPAIAQEHPAGQMFQRRTLVVPARPGEVPPVELHVAADVATLVRFEAPLKPGAPKLPEHEERIQLGPTSDDSMVILLTRPLADGERVTLTLDAGPGAAPLRFVLVTRHDVVDARVRVVHAWGSTDEDGAEYMARSLLGAPDARATLDVPQEAVKYNTQDSRGRVQSVLWLDRRFFVTVIVRSSKQGTPPWKLVQARLRATLADGVLLEWPAHLLSGAASSIRQQHVLTSRLPEGASRLELALDGEDSPGVFRPLSLGEGPVRP
- a CDS encoding CoA-binding protein encodes the protein MSYVENLIEDEAGIRAVVQGSKRVAVLGIKTEQQSGQPAYYVPEYLSQAGVDVVPVPVYYPEVTHILGKPVFRRLVDIPGDLDLVDVFRRPQDIDQHVDDILAKKPKAVWFQSGIRNDAAAEKLARAGIKVVQDRCLMVDHRRYGR
- a CDS encoding patatin-like phospholipase family protein; translated protein: MPAPTLHQLLEGKRFGLVLSAGYFGFYGHAGFLKGLAGAGLRPAAYAGTSAGGLIAAYAAAGASVHAIEELVLKQTRQAFWDPDPIGAVLNGLPSEGHGATGLLKGERFRRLLEETLPVHSFEELPYPLLLASANLTQGTHEVFTSGELAPRVHATCAYPGLFRAVRLGRDLYWDGGLVDKAPALSMRESAFGKDLDAILVHFLPSRTRTILGGPMAYAQGIAAGSAALRHDHFRLQLALLKERGFPVHVVVSNLPPVSPTQMERGFDALHQAKLSAERALARPPVPFEQA